The following coding sequences are from one Saccharomyces eubayanus strain FM1318 chromosome VII, whole genome shotgun sequence window:
- the HSF1 gene encoding stress-responsive transcription factor HSF1 → MNNIANTGATNESNISDASRIESLPSLNDDDIEKILQPNDIFTNDRTEGSTTSSTAIEDIINPSLDPQIGASPAPSPSFFNDSRKPSTSTHLVRRGTPLGIYQTNLYNHNNRENSNSNNTLLSSKLLTHPPVPYGQTPNLLQQHSVYRAPASSGATNVQPRQATRRYQSHKSRPAFVNKLWSMLNDDSNTKLIQWALDGKSFIVTNREEFVHEILPKYFKHSNFASFVRQLNMYGWHKVQDVKSGSIQSSSDDKWQFENENFIRDREDLLEKIIRQKGSSNSQTNPSGNGNSMNGSGVSLDSTAGVNSNNSSNSFFNNSHLLQGKTLRLMNEAALGDKNDVTAILGELEQIKYNQIAISKDLLRINKDNELLWKENMMARERHRTQQQALEKMFRFLTSIVPHLDPKMIMDGLGDPKTNNENLNSTNNIGLNHDNTGTIDELQSNDSFINDDHNSYINAAANSRNNMGTNNDVDSNKSGSINTSNRKRNVDESIKHNNDILNDIIFNTNLANNLTNYNSSNNAGSPLRPYKQRYLLKNRANSATSSETPSLAPFDLESNNINDNNNNNNNNNGKISEIPFDDEDEETNFKNFSTRNPTSQVNENAFDPSRFTMLSDEDLKKDSHAHSIADDNKHNESDLFLDNVHRNIDEQDARLQNLENMVHILSPGYPNKPYSKNPPTAHSNSNIEINTNVNSPGFNLQDYLTGESNSPNSVHSIPSNTGGSTPLPMPTDNDNEHGSASASASAGRSGSGLTSFLAVDDHTLNDNDGGGTSASPDIKLGTTHSSKTSDTLPSFNDHGSPAQMARPTENAKKRYVEEIPEPAIVEIQDPAEYNDQRQPKRAKKSHTDPGH, encoded by the coding sequence ATGAACAATATTGCAAATACTGGGGCGACCAATGAGTCAAACATCAGCGATGCTTCCCGTATAGAGTCTTTACCAAGCTTGAATGATGACGACATTGAGAAAATCTTGCAACCAAATGATATTTTCACCAATGATCGTACCGAGGGGAGTACTACGTCCTCCACTGCTATTGAAGATATCATTAACCCATCCCTGGATCCGCAAATTGGAGCGTCACCGGCTCCCTctccttcctttttcaatgaCTCAAGGAAGCCATCCACTAGCACACATCTAGTAAGGAGGGGCACACCATTGGGGATCTACCAAACCAACCTATACAACCACAATAACAGAGAGAATAGCAATTCCAATAATACTTTATTGTCTTCTAAGCTACTCACGCATCCACCGGTTCCTTACGGCCAAACCCCCAATCTATTGCAACAACATTCCGTATATAGGGCGCCAGCTTCTAGTGGAGCTACTAACGTACAGCCCCGCCAAGCCACGAGAAGATATCAATCGCACAAGTCGAGACCTGCTTTTGTCAATAAGTTATGGAGCATGCTGAATGATGATTCCAATACAAAACTAATACAGTGGGCATTAGACGGGAAATCTTTTATTGTTACAAACAGAGAGGAATTCGTTCATGAAATTTTACCCAAGTATTTCAAACATTCCAATTTCGCTTCTTTTGTTAGGCAACTAAACATGTATGGATGGCATAAAGTTCAAGATGTCAAGTCAGGTTCCATTCAAAGTAGTTCAGACGACAAATGGCAATTTGAGAACGAAAATTTCATCAGGGACAGAGAAGATTTGCtggaaaaaatcatcagaCAAAAAGGTTCTTCCAATAGTCAAACTAATCCTAGCGGGAACGGTAACTCTATGAATGGGAGCGGTGTTTCATTGGACAGTACTGCAGGTgtcaacagcaacaacagcagtaacagttttttcaataacaGTCATTTGTTGCAGGGAAAAACACTAAGGTTAATGAATGAAGCAGCCTTGGGAGATAAGAATGATGTTACTGCAATTTTGGGTGAACTAGAGCAGATAAAGTATAATCAAATTGCGATTTCCAAAGATTTGTTaagaataaacaaagaTAATGAGTTGTTGTGGAAGGAGAACATGATGGCAAGAGAAAGACACAGAACACAACAACAAGCCCTAGAGAAAATGTTCCGATTTCTAACATCCATAGTACCACACTTGGATCCAAAAATGATCATGGATGGGCTTGGCGATCCAAAAACCAATAATGAAAACCTCAATAGCACGAATAATATCGGGCTAAATCACGACAATACAGGCACTATAGATGAACTTCAGTCCAACGACTCCTTCATAAACGATGACCATAATTCATACATCAACGCTGCGGCCAACTCCCGTAATAACATGGGCACCAATAATGACGTTGACAGCAACAAGAGCGGTAGCATCAATACTAGTAAtagaaagagaaatgtGGACGAAAGTATCAAACACAACAACGACATACTAAATGACATTATATTCAACACCAACCTCGCCAATAATCTCACAAACTACAATTCAAGCAATAATGCTGGCTCACCATTGAGACCATACAAACAAAGAtaccttttgaaaaatagagCAAATTCGGCGACGTCCAGTGAAACTCCAAGCCTAGCACCATTCGATCTCGAAtctaataatattaatgataataacaacaataataataacaataatggcAAAATATCAGAGATTCCGTTtgacgacgaagatgaagaaacaaactTCAAGAATTTCTCTACACGAAATCCCACCAGTCAAGTGAACGAAAACGCCTTTGATCCAAGCAGGTTTACGATGCTTTCTGATGAAGATCTGAAGAAGGACTCGCATGCCCATAGCATCGCAGATGACAATAAGCACAATGAAAGCGATCTATTCCTGGATAACGTACATCGCAATATAGACGAACAAGATGCGAGGCTTCAGAACTTGGAAAACATGGTCCATATACTCTCGCCAGGGTATCCTAATAAGCCGTACAGCAAGAACCCCCCCACAGCGCACTCCAATTCTAATATAGAGATTAATACCAATGTCAATAGCCCTGGTTTCAATTTGCAGGATTACTTAACGGGAGAATCCAACTCTCCCAATTCTGTTCATTCTATCCCTTCGAATACTGGCGGGTCTACCCCATTGCCCATGCCTACTGACAACGACAACGAACACGGGAGTGCCAGTGCCAGCGCCAGTGCAGGCAGAAGCGGAAGTGGACTGACGTCTTTCCTGGCGGTAGACGACCACACCCTAAACGACAATGATGGCGGTGGCACCAGCGCGTCCCCCGATATAAAACTTGGCACCACACACAGCAGCAAAACAAGCGATACCCTGCCAAGCTTTAATGACCACGGTAGTCCCGCCCAGATGGCCAGGCCTACCGAGAACGCTAAGAAGAGATACGTGGAGGAAATACCGGAGCCGGCTATCGTCGAGATCCAAGACCCGGCCGAGTACAACGACCAGCGCCAGCCCAAACGAGCCAAGAAGTCGCACACAGACCCAGGTCA